The proteins below come from a single Nocardioides eburneiflavus genomic window:
- a CDS encoding TSUP family transporter → MTEVLLAVVAGALIGLSLGALGGGGSILAVPVLVALGQGPAQATTGSLVVVAMTSLAGAVTAHRAGNVLLARGLTFGLVATGGAVAGARAASAVPEPVLLAAFAVLMLVVGGLLAVRQWRARHAGPADRGARRAVLDDPIITFSPTFACQCPRALKVLVTATAVGLLTGFLGVGGGFVVVPALLIALTLPLDLAAGTSLVVITITSSVALAARAGSTPAPDWSLVAALTVAAALAAVAGARLADRVDTRRLSAALTGLVLAVAAYTAATALPALV, encoded by the coding sequence GTGACCGAGGTCCTCCTCGCCGTCGTCGCCGGCGCGCTCATCGGGCTCAGCCTGGGCGCGCTCGGCGGCGGCGGTTCGATCCTCGCCGTCCCCGTGCTCGTGGCCCTCGGCCAGGGACCGGCGCAGGCCACGACCGGTTCACTGGTGGTGGTGGCGATGACCTCGCTCGCCGGGGCGGTGACCGCCCACCGGGCCGGCAACGTGCTCCTGGCGCGCGGCCTCACCTTCGGCCTCGTCGCCACCGGCGGCGCGGTGGCGGGCGCGCGTGCGGCGAGCGCGGTCCCCGAGCCGGTCCTGCTGGCCGCCTTCGCCGTGCTGATGCTGGTCGTCGGCGGCCTGCTCGCCGTACGCCAGTGGCGCGCGCGGCACGCGGGCCCGGCCGACCGGGGCGCGCGTCGCGCCGTCCTCGACGACCCGATCATCACCTTCAGCCCCACCTTCGCGTGCCAGTGCCCGCGAGCGCTCAAGGTCCTCGTGACCGCGACCGCCGTCGGCCTCCTGACCGGCTTCCTGGGCGTCGGCGGCGGCTTCGTCGTGGTGCCGGCGCTGCTGATCGCACTCACCCTTCCCCTCGACCTCGCCGCCGGCACGTCGCTCGTGGTCATCACGATCACCAGCAGCGTCGCCCTCGCCGCGCGCGCCGGGAGCACCCCCGCGCCCGACTGGTCGCTGGTGGCCGCCCTCACCGTAGCCGCCGCCCTGGCCGCGGTCGCCGGCGCCCGTCTCGCCGACCGCGTCGACACCCGACGCCTCTCGGCCGCCCTCACCGGCCTCGTGCTGGCCGTCGCGGCGTACACCGCCGCCACCGCACTCCCCGCACTCGTCTGA
- a CDS encoding universal stress protein — MTQQHVTSSAPRIVVGVGPDEVESALAFAADEALRAGCGLHLVHAVSLVPPGPDQVLLPAIDLEAWGAERLAEVVKLADDLVQGAVPVTHEIRRGTAVGVLVDVGRTARMVVLEHRHLSRLSRIVNRTVAGGVAAHLRIPVVAVPGGWHADQRRGVVVAGIDVPGRSEEVLRAALAEAHARGARLRAVHSWSLPGPYEEAMPGDEARRWADRSRAEVRAAIDALGDLSAAMEADVQVVHGRAAEALVKASSDAELLVIGRHDPLVPIGSHVGPVARAVLREATCPVLLASPRPHRAVYHP; from the coding sequence ATGACCCAGCAGCACGTCACCAGCAGCGCCCCGCGGATCGTGGTCGGCGTGGGACCCGACGAGGTCGAGTCCGCACTGGCCTTCGCCGCGGACGAGGCACTGCGCGCCGGTTGTGGCCTGCACCTCGTGCACGCGGTCAGCCTGGTCCCGCCCGGCCCCGACCAGGTCCTCCTGCCTGCGATCGACCTCGAGGCGTGGGGCGCGGAGCGCCTCGCAGAGGTCGTCAAGCTGGCCGACGACCTGGTGCAGGGTGCCGTACCCGTCACCCACGAGATCCGCCGCGGCACGGCTGTCGGCGTGCTCGTGGACGTCGGTCGCACCGCACGCATGGTCGTCCTGGAGCACCGGCACCTGTCGCGGCTCTCGCGGATCGTGAACCGTACGGTGGCCGGCGGTGTCGCGGCACACCTGAGGATCCCCGTGGTGGCCGTCCCGGGCGGCTGGCACGCGGACCAGCGCCGGGGCGTGGTCGTCGCCGGCATCGACGTGCCCGGGCGGTCCGAGGAGGTCCTGCGCGCGGCACTGGCCGAGGCGCACGCCCGGGGCGCCCGGCTGCGGGCCGTCCACTCGTGGTCGCTGCCCGGCCCCTACGAGGAGGCGATGCCGGGGGACGAGGCCCGCCGGTGGGCGGACCGCTCGCGCGCCGAGGTGCGCGCCGCCATCGACGCACTGGGCGACCTCTCCGCGGCGATGGAGGCCGACGTGCAGGTCGTCCACGGCCGTGCCGCCGAGGCGCTGGTGAAGGCCTCCTCCGACGCCGAGCTGCTGGTGATCGGGCGCCACGACCCCCTCGTGCCGATCGGGTCGCACGTCGGACCTGTCGCGCGGGCGGTGCTCCGGGAGGCCACCTGCCCGGTGCTGCTGGCCAGCCCGCGACCCCACCGGGCGGTCTACCACCCGTGA
- a CDS encoding phytoene desaturase family protein: MTSGTSSYDVVVVGGGHNALVAAAYLARAGLSVVVLERLGHTGGAAVSVEPFAGQPARLSRYSYLVSLMPEQLMADLALDVRLASRTTASYTPWTRGDRTGGLLVERPEGDATRASFRELTGGDEEYAAWQEFYAEVGRLAEVVAPTLMQPLPLERDLRALVDQRTWTDVVEEPLGRAIRDRFTDDTVRGVVATDALIGTFASMDDPSLIQNRCFLYHLVGNATGEWRVPVGGMGAVTDALAKAAVGAGAEIVTGAGVSAITPGPDGAEVTWHDGTRQHSVTGRRVLSGVAPWVLRILLGEGEDASTKPAGSQLKINFLLDRLPALRSGADPAVAFAGTLHLAEDYSQLEQAYAAAAAGAVPDPVPGEVYCHSLTDPSILGDRAGSAHTLTYFGLHTPAGLFDADPGAKDVAVQRALASIDAVLAEPLADCLATDGDGRPCIEAKIPQDVERDLAMPGGHIFHGDLEWPWAPNRSRLDTPAQQWGVQTAHDAVLLCGSGARRGGAVSGLGGHNAAQAVLAEL; the protein is encoded by the coding sequence GTGACTTCCGGCACCAGCAGCTATGACGTCGTCGTGGTCGGCGGCGGGCACAACGCCCTCGTCGCCGCCGCCTACCTGGCCCGCGCAGGACTCTCCGTCGTCGTGCTCGAGCGCCTCGGCCACACCGGCGGGGCCGCCGTCTCGGTCGAGCCGTTCGCCGGCCAGCCCGCACGCCTCTCGCGCTACTCCTACCTCGTCAGCCTCATGCCCGAGCAGCTGATGGCCGACCTCGCCCTCGACGTCCGCCTGGCGTCCCGCACCACCGCGTCCTACACCCCGTGGACGCGCGGCGACCGGACCGGCGGGCTGCTGGTGGAGCGCCCCGAGGGGGACGCGACGCGGGCCTCGTTCCGCGAGCTGACCGGAGGCGACGAGGAGTACGCCGCGTGGCAGGAGTTCTACGCCGAGGTCGGTCGCCTCGCCGAGGTCGTCGCGCCGACGCTGATGCAGCCGCTGCCGCTCGAGCGCGACCTGCGCGCCCTGGTCGACCAGCGGACCTGGACCGACGTCGTCGAGGAGCCGCTCGGGCGTGCGATCCGCGACCGGTTCACCGACGACACGGTGCGCGGCGTCGTCGCCACCGACGCGCTGATCGGCACCTTCGCCTCGATGGACGACCCGTCGCTGATCCAGAACCGCTGCTTCCTCTACCACCTGGTCGGCAACGCGACCGGCGAGTGGCGTGTGCCGGTCGGCGGCATGGGGGCGGTGACCGACGCGCTCGCGAAGGCAGCCGTCGGGGCCGGCGCCGAGATCGTCACCGGAGCCGGCGTCAGCGCGATCACCCCCGGCCCCGACGGCGCCGAGGTCACCTGGCACGACGGCACCCGGCAGCACTCGGTCACCGGGCGGCGGGTGCTCTCCGGCGTCGCGCCGTGGGTGCTGCGGATCCTGCTCGGCGAGGGCGAGGACGCATCCACCAAGCCGGCCGGCTCCCAGCTCAAGATCAACTTCCTCCTCGACCGGCTGCCCGCGCTGAGGTCCGGCGCGGACCCGGCGGTCGCGTTCGCCGGCACCCTCCACCTCGCGGAGGACTACTCCCAGCTCGAGCAGGCGTACGCGGCTGCCGCAGCCGGTGCGGTACCCGACCCGGTGCCGGGCGAGGTCTACTGCCACAGCCTCACCGACCCCTCGATCCTCGGCGACCGCGCGGGGTCGGCGCACACGCTGACCTACTTCGGCCTGCACACCCCGGCCGGGCTCTTCGACGCCGACCCCGGCGCCAAGGACGTCGCCGTGCAGCGGGCGCTCGCCTCGATCGACGCGGTCCTGGCCGAGCCGCTCGCGGACTGTCTCGCCACCGACGGCGACGGCCGACCCTGCATCGAGGCGAAGATCCCGCAGGACGTCGAGCGGGACCTCGCGATGCCAGGCGGGCACATCTTCCACGGCGACCTGGAGTGGCCGTGGGCCCCCAACCGCTCGCGCCTCGACACGCCCGCCCAGCAGTGGGGCGTGCAGACCGCGCACGACGCCGTCCTTCTCTGCGGGTCCGGCGCACGTCGCGGCGGCGCCGTGTCGGGCCTCGGCGGGCACAACGCCGCACAGGCCGTCCTCGCGGAGCTCTGA
- a CDS encoding GPGG-motif small membrane protein has translation MVFLLWILAVILVVSGIVSLIRGQMLWGIVLIIVGLLVGPGGVSLFTK, from the coding sequence ATGGTTTTTCTGCTGTGGATCCTCGCCGTCATCCTCGTGGTGTCCGGCATCGTCTCGTTGATCAGGGGTCAGATGCTCTGGGGCATCGTGCTCATCATCGTCGGGCTGCTGGTCGGCCCGGGTGGCGTCAGCCTCTTCACGAAGTAG
- a CDS encoding 1-acyl-sn-glycerol-3-phosphate acyltransferase — protein sequence MLRREVAGLVLRLIRWKAVGEVPQRGVLVGAPHTSNWDWVLTMLLAWRYGITIRLLVKQELFVGPLGWLLRRTGAVELDRKNPARAIKELLAEAEGDDPWLIGIAAEGTRSRGEYWKSGFYRIARQTGLPITLAFLDAPSRTVGWGPTFHPTGDVSADMDVLREFYADKTGFRPEGFTPPRLREEG from the coding sequence GTGCTTCGTCGTGAGGTCGCAGGCCTCGTGCTGCGCCTCATCCGCTGGAAGGCAGTGGGTGAGGTGCCGCAGCGCGGCGTCCTGGTGGGTGCCCCGCACACGTCCAACTGGGACTGGGTGCTGACCATGCTCCTGGCCTGGAGGTACGGCATCACCATCCGGCTGCTGGTCAAGCAGGAGCTGTTCGTCGGCCCGCTCGGCTGGTTGCTCCGCCGCACCGGCGCCGTGGAGCTGGACCGCAAGAACCCGGCGCGGGCCATCAAGGAGCTGCTCGCCGAGGCCGAGGGCGACGACCCGTGGCTGATCGGCATCGCGGCCGAGGGCACCCGCTCGCGCGGGGAGTACTGGAAGTCGGGGTTCTACCGCATCGCCCGCCAGACCGGACTCCCGATCACGCTCGCATTCCTCGACGCCCCCTCCCGCACCGTCGGCTGGGGCCCGACGTTCCACCCGACCGGTGACGTCAGCGCCGACATGGACGTGCTGCGCGAGTTCTACGCCGACAAGACGGGCTTCAGGCCCGAGGGGTTCACTCCGCCGAGGTTGCGCGAGGAGGGGTGA
- a CDS encoding flavin-containing monooxygenase, producing MAYLVKQSHRAPAVTAPVPVDDSLPRACVIGAGSSGIAAAKHLHQAGVPFDCFEMGSDIGGTWVLDNSNGQSACYDTLEINTSCPRMAYSDFPMPEDYPPYARHDQVAAYFQAYVDHFGFRHTITFDTTVEDVSRAADGRWDVRTSGPGGTETRTYDAVLVANGHHWDPRWPDPAYPGTFDGEQIHAHDYRSADQLAGRDVVVVGAGNSAMDIAVESSSTARTTTWSVRRSEWVLRKFFLGKPSDQGLLPPGWVPWWVTALRLRIGATAAGSMTKYGLPAPTHKPGQSHPVQSERIRERLAAGAVTARPAIERLDGDRVVFVDGTSSPADLIVWATGYRVTFPFLDPALVAARDNELPLWKRAVHPDLPGLHFLGLLQPLGAVMPLAEAQAAWIAETLCGDYVPPADGDVRRQMAAEHRRYRRRFYDSPRHTMEVDFDRYLWDLARERTKGRARASS from the coding sequence ATGGCCTACCTCGTCAAGCAGTCCCACCGGGCGCCCGCGGTCACCGCGCCGGTGCCGGTGGACGACTCGCTCCCGCGTGCGTGCGTGATCGGGGCGGGATCGTCCGGCATCGCCGCCGCCAAGCACCTGCACCAGGCCGGCGTGCCCTTCGACTGCTTCGAGATGGGCAGCGACATCGGGGGCACGTGGGTGCTCGACAACTCCAACGGCCAGTCGGCGTGCTACGACACCCTCGAGATCAACACGTCCTGCCCGCGCATGGCCTACTCCGACTTCCCGATGCCGGAGGACTACCCGCCCTACGCCCGCCACGACCAGGTCGCCGCCTACTTCCAGGCCTACGTCGACCACTTCGGCTTCCGGCACACCATCACCTTCGACACCACCGTCGAGGACGTCTCGCGCGCCGCCGACGGTCGCTGGGACGTCCGGACCAGCGGCCCCGGCGGCACCGAGACCCGGACGTACGACGCGGTGCTCGTCGCCAACGGCCACCACTGGGACCCGCGCTGGCCCGACCCGGCCTACCCCGGCACCTTCGACGGCGAGCAGATCCACGCCCACGACTACCGCTCCGCCGACCAGCTCGCCGGGCGCGACGTCGTTGTGGTAGGCGCCGGCAACTCGGCGATGGACATCGCCGTCGAGTCGTCGTCCACCGCGCGCACGACGACGTGGTCGGTACGTCGCTCCGAGTGGGTGCTGCGCAAGTTCTTCCTCGGCAAGCCGAGCGACCAGGGCCTGCTGCCGCCCGGCTGGGTGCCGTGGTGGGTCACCGCGCTGCGGCTGCGCATCGGCGCGACGGCGGCGGGCAGCATGACGAAGTACGGCCTGCCGGCGCCGACCCACAAGCCCGGTCAGTCGCACCCGGTGCAGTCCGAGCGCATCCGGGAGCGGCTGGCCGCTGGCGCGGTCACCGCGCGCCCGGCCATCGAGCGCCTCGACGGCGACCGGGTGGTCTTCGTCGACGGCACGTCCTCGCCGGCCGACCTCATCGTCTGGGCCACCGGCTACCGCGTCACCTTCCCCTTCCTCGACCCCGCGCTGGTCGCCGCGCGCGACAACGAGCTGCCCCTGTGGAAGCGGGCGGTCCACCCCGACCTGCCGGGGCTCCACTTCCTCGGCCTGCTCCAGCCGCTCGGCGCGGTCATGCCGCTGGCCGAGGCCCAGGCGGCGTGGATCGCCGAGACGCTGTGCGGCGACTACGTGCCACCCGCGGACGGCGACGTACGCCGTCAGATGGCCGCGGAGCACCGGCGCTACCGGCGCCGGTTCTACGACTCACCCCGCCACACGATGGAGGTCGACTTCGACCGCTACCTGTGGGACCTCGCGCGCGAGCGCACGAAAGGACGTGCCCGTGCTTCGTCGTGA
- a CDS encoding GroES family chaperonin, translating into MRSAPIKMLHDRLLVEVDEEAGERRSSGGIVIPATAAMGARRLAWSRVIAVGPHARAVEVGDRVLFDPEDKAEVEVHGEVYVVMRERDVHAVAAERLEGGSTGLYL; encoded by the coding sequence ATGCGGTCCGCCCCGATCAAGATGCTGCACGACCGCCTCCTGGTCGAGGTCGACGAGGAGGCCGGTGAGCGTCGCTCCAGCGGCGGCATCGTCATCCCCGCCACGGCGGCGATGGGGGCGCGGCGGCTGGCCTGGTCGCGGGTCATCGCTGTCGGTCCGCACGCCCGCGCCGTCGAGGTCGGCGACCGGGTGCTCTTCGACCCAGAGGACAAGGCGGAGGTCGAGGTGCACGGCGAGGTCTACGTGGTCATGCGCGAGCGCGACGTCCACGCCGTCGCCGCCGAGCGCCTCGAGGGCGGCTCGACGGGGCTCTACCTGTGA
- a CDS encoding DUF3618 domain-containing protein, with translation MTQDMSALEREIEETRQRLASTIDQLAHRAHPRTIVGRQVTTVKSHFVELDTGTPRTDNILKVAGAVVGVVVLLAVVRKVAR, from the coding sequence GTGACCCAGGACATGAGCGCGCTCGAGCGCGAGATCGAGGAGACGCGCCAGCGGCTCGCCTCGACCATCGACCAGCTCGCCCACCGCGCCCACCCGAGGACCATCGTCGGCCGGCAGGTGACGACGGTGAAGTCCCACTTCGTCGAGCTCGACACCGGCACCCCGCGCACCGACAACATCCTCAAGGTCGCCGGCGCGGTCGTCGGGGTCGTGGTCCTCCTCGCCGTCGTCCGCAAGGTCGCGCGCTGA
- a CDS encoding energy-coupling factor ABC transporter ATP-binding protein has translation MSRRVLDVQGLAFAYPDGHQALFGVDLHVHRGERVALLGPNGAGKTTLVLHLNGILTAGKGSVAVSGLPVAKEHLKEIRRRVGIVFQDPDDQLFLGTVRQDVAFGPANLGLTGAGLDRRVMDALDRVGMADFADRPPHHLSYGQRRRVAVATVLAMEPEILVLDEPSSNLDPASRRELAEILLSLDVTVLMVTHDLPYALELCPRSVVLSEGVVVADRPTFDVLTDDALMAAHRLELPWGFDPRRIDSLPR, from the coding sequence GTGTCTCGACGGGTCCTCGACGTCCAGGGCCTCGCCTTCGCCTACCCCGACGGCCACCAGGCGCTCTTCGGCGTCGACCTGCACGTCCACCGCGGCGAGCGCGTCGCGCTGCTCGGCCCCAACGGCGCGGGCAAGACCACCCTCGTGCTGCACCTCAACGGCATCCTCACCGCCGGCAAGGGCTCGGTCGCGGTCAGCGGCCTCCCCGTCGCCAAGGAGCACCTCAAGGAGATCCGCCGCCGCGTCGGCATCGTCTTCCAGGACCCCGACGACCAGCTGTTCCTCGGCACGGTCCGCCAGGACGTCGCGTTCGGGCCCGCCAACCTCGGACTCACGGGGGCCGGGCTCGACCGCCGGGTGATGGACGCCCTCGACCGCGTCGGCATGGCGGACTTCGCCGACCGGCCGCCGCACCACCTCTCGTACGGACAGCGCCGTCGCGTGGCCGTCGCCACCGTCCTGGCGATGGAGCCTGAGATCCTCGTCCTCGACGAGCCGTCCTCCAACCTCGACCCGGCCTCGCGGCGCGAGCTCGCGGAGATCCTCCTCAGCCTCGACGTCACCGTCCTGATGGTGACCCACGACCTGCCCTACGCCCTCGAGCTCTGCCCGCGCAGCGTGGTGCTCAGCGAGGGGGTCGTGGTGGCGGACCGTCCGACCTTCGACGTGCTCACCGACGACGCGCTGATGGCCGCCCACAGGTTGGAGCTGCCGTGGGGGTTCGATCCCCGGCGCATTGATAGCCTGCCCCGGTGA
- the cbiQ gene encoding cobalt ECF transporter T component CbiQ — MGAGHGHRLFFHGHSPIHRAPAHLKVLALLGFMLVVVATPREAYVVFVVEALVLLGVVGVSRVPIGYLLPRMVVEVPFAVFAALMPFIAHGPRTEVLGVTVSEPGLVAGIALLVKGSIGVLASLTLAATTEPQDLLRGLQRLRMPELVVQVMGFMIRYLDVVTAELGRMMTALRSRGCDPRSPRHWPVLARSLGALFIRSYERGERVHLAMLSRGYDGKLPS; from the coding sequence ATGGGCGCGGGGCACGGGCACCGGCTCTTCTTCCACGGCCACAGCCCGATCCACCGCGCACCGGCGCACCTCAAGGTGCTGGCGCTGCTGGGATTCATGCTCGTGGTCGTCGCGACCCCGCGCGAGGCGTACGTCGTCTTCGTCGTCGAGGCCCTCGTCCTCCTCGGCGTGGTCGGTGTCTCGCGGGTGCCGATCGGCTACCTGCTGCCGCGGATGGTGGTCGAGGTGCCGTTCGCCGTCTTCGCGGCGCTGATGCCCTTCATCGCCCACGGTCCCCGCACCGAGGTGCTCGGCGTGACCGTCTCCGAGCCGGGGCTCGTCGCCGGCATCGCCCTCCTCGTCAAGGGCAGCATCGGCGTGCTCGCCTCGCTCACGCTCGCGGCCACGACGGAGCCGCAGGACCTGCTCCGCGGTCTCCAGCGGCTGCGCATGCCCGAGCTGGTCGTGCAGGTCATGGGCTTCATGATCCGCTACCTCGACGTGGTCACCGCCGAGCTGGGCCGGATGATGACCGCGCTCCGCTCGCGCGGCTGCGACCCCCGGTCACCGCGACACTGGCCGGTGCTGGCCCGGTCGCTGGGCGCCCTGTTCATCAGGTCCTACGAGCGCGGCGAACGCGTGCACCTGGCGATGCTGTCGCGCGGCTACGACGGGAAGCTCCCATCATGA
- a CDS encoding PDGLE domain-containing protein: protein MSTRRFFAVAVVVSLLVAGVASHYASSHPDGLEHVAEQTGFIDSAEDSATADSPLADYETTGVDDPRVSGGLAGVIGVVVMLVLSTGLFWLVRRREPVDSGS from the coding sequence ATGAGCACCCGCCGCTTCTTCGCCGTCGCCGTCGTCGTGAGCCTGCTCGTCGCGGGCGTCGCGAGCCACTACGCCAGCTCGCACCCCGACGGTCTCGAGCACGTCGCCGAGCAGACCGGCTTCATCGACTCCGCCGAGGACTCCGCGACGGCCGACAGCCCGCTCGCCGACTACGAGACCACCGGCGTCGACGACCCGCGCGTCAGCGGTGGCCTCGCCGGGGTCATCGGCGTCGTGGTGATGCTCGTGCTGAGCACCGGACTCTTCTGGCTCGTACGCCGCCGCGAGCCCGTCGACAGCGGCAGCTGA
- a CDS encoding energy-coupling factor ABC transporter permease, with product MHVPDGFLDAPTSVATGVVAAAAVAVSLRAARRELDERTAPMAGLVATFVFAAQMINFPVGAGTSGHLMGGALAAVLVGPWTAVLCLAVVLLVQALLMADGGITALGTNITLIGIVTVVVGWAVFVVLRRVLPRRLDLVAPAAAVGALVSVPVAALVFTGLFAVGDNAPVDLAAVAIAMFGWHTVIGVGEAVVTGLVVASVVAARPDLVHGARPLIAQRELVTRKVVVR from the coding sequence ATGCACGTGCCTGACGGCTTCCTCGACGCCCCCACGTCGGTCGCGACCGGCGTCGTCGCGGCGGCAGCGGTCGCGGTGTCGCTCCGGGCCGCACGCCGCGAGCTCGACGAGCGTACGGCTCCCATGGCGGGCCTCGTGGCGACCTTCGTCTTCGCCGCGCAGATGATCAACTTCCCGGTCGGCGCGGGCACCAGCGGACACCTGATGGGCGGGGCGCTGGCCGCGGTGCTCGTCGGACCCTGGACGGCGGTGCTGTGCCTGGCGGTCGTGCTGCTGGTGCAGGCCCTGCTGATGGCCGACGGCGGGATCACCGCCCTCGGCACCAACATCACGCTGATCGGCATCGTCACGGTGGTCGTGGGCTGGGCCGTCTTCGTCGTCCTGCGCCGGGTGCTGCCCAGGCGTCTCGACCTGGTCGCGCCCGCCGCGGCCGTCGGCGCCCTGGTCAGCGTGCCGGTCGCGGCGCTGGTCTTCACCGGCCTGTTCGCCGTCGGGGACAACGCGCCGGTCGACCTCGCCGCAGTCGCCATCGCGATGTTCGGCTGGCACACCGTGATCGGCGTCGGCGAGGCGGTGGTGACGGGCCTGGTGGTCGCCAGCGTCGTCGCCGCACGCCCCGACCTCGTGCACGGCGCCCGCCCGCTGATCGCGCAGCGCGAGCTGGTGACCCGCAAGGTCGTCGTCCGATGA
- the bcp gene encoding thioredoxin-dependent thiol peroxidase, whose protein sequence is MTDRLATGDTAPDFTLTDDAEEQVSLADLRGKKVILYFYPAAMTPGCTTQACDFSESLDSLRGAGYEVLGVSKDKPAKLAKFRERDALTLTLLSDEDLAVHKAYGAYGTKKLYGKEVEGVIRSTFVIDEDGTIELAQYNVKATGHVAKLRRDLGLD, encoded by the coding sequence ATGACCGACCGCCTCGCCACCGGCGACACCGCCCCCGACTTCACCCTCACCGACGACGCCGAGGAGCAGGTGAGCCTCGCCGACCTGCGCGGCAAGAAGGTGATCCTCTACTTCTACCCGGCCGCGATGACGCCCGGCTGCACCACGCAGGCCTGCGACTTCTCGGAGTCGCTCGACTCGCTGCGCGGTGCCGGCTACGAGGTCCTCGGCGTCTCGAAGGACAAGCCGGCCAAGCTCGCGAAGTTCCGCGAGCGCGACGCCCTCACGCTGACCCTGCTCTCCGACGAGGACCTCGCCGTGCACAAGGCCTACGGGGCCTACGGCACCAAGAAGCTCTACGGCAAGGAGGTCGAGGGCGTGATCCGCTCGACCTTCGTCATCGACGAGGACGGCACGATCGAGCTCGCCCAGTACAACGTCAAGGCCACCGGCCACGTCGCGAAGCTGCGTCGGGACCTGGGGCTCGACTGA